The following proteins are encoded in a genomic region of Pyrus communis chromosome 11, drPyrComm1.1, whole genome shotgun sequence:
- the LOC137708360 gene encoding O-fucosyltransferase 36-like isoform X1 has translation MERTSSSSSDDDDDRQNLIEQNDRKLPTPRSDAVAAAFRIPDDDIDNNRHYFHHQLRRHFTSLKLGDLFNKRSFILLAIFVPTFVVILFFVTDMKSLLFTTGNFSSSPYDSASGKLLESELRALYLLKQQQVSLFNLWNQTLPNPTNSTSNHSDPAQIPLLDDFKSAVLRQISLNRDIQQVLLSPHRTGNSTEPDFRDFGDFENPSLGDRCRAVDQQFSQRRTIEWKPNSNKYLFAICVSGQMSNHLICLEKHMFFAALLNRVLVIPSPKVDYQFSRVLDIEHINKCLGRTVVVTFEELDEKKKNHVHIDKFICYFSHPTPCYVDDEHVKKLKGAGVSMNKLESAWVEDVKKPTKRTVQDVQSKFSSNDDVIAIGDVFFADLEQEWVMQPRGPLAHKCKTLIEPSRLIMLTAQRFIQTFLGKNFVALHFRRHGFLKFCNNKQPSCFYPIPQAADCIIRVAERANAPVVYLSTDAAESETGLLQSLVVVNGKTVPLVKRPARNSAEKWDALLYRQGIEGDAQVEAMLDKTICAMSSVFVGASGSTFTEDILRLRKDWGSASLCDEYLCQGEDPNFIAENE, from the exons ATGGAGAGAACATCTTCGTCGTCCTCGGACGACGACGACGATCGCCAAAACCTAATCGAGCAAAACGACAGAAAGCTTCCCACCCCTCGATCCGATGCCGTCGCCGCCGCATTCCGCATTCCCGACGACGACATCGACAACAACCGCCACTACTTCCACCACCAATTACGACGCCATTTCACCTCCCTCAAACTCGGCGACCTCTTCAACAAGCGATCCTTCATCCTCCTCGCCATCTTCGTCCCTACCTTCGTCGTCATCCTCTTCTTCGTTACCGACATGAAATCCCTCCTCTTCACCACCGGAAACTTCTCCTCCTCCCCCTACGACTCCGCCTCCGGTAAGCTCCTGGAATCCGAGCTCCGCGCCCTCTACTTGCTCAAGCAGCAGCAGGTAAGCCTTTTCAATCTCTGGAACCAAACACTCCCCAATCCCACTAATTCCACTTCCAATCACTCCGATCCAGCCCAAATCCCGCTCCTCGACGATTTCAAATCCGCCGTCCTCCGTCAGATTTCACTCAATAGAGACATCCAGCAAGTCCTCCTATCTCCCCACCGTACCGGAAACTCCACGGAGCCCGATTTCCGGGATTTCGGAGATTTTGAAAACCCGAGTCTCGGCGATCGCTGTCGAGCTGTGGACCAGCAATTCTCCCAGAGAAGAACGATTGAATGGAAACCCAACTCCAACAAGTATCTTTTCGCCATTTGCGTTTCGGGCCAAATGTCAAACCATTTGATCTGCTTGGAGAAACACATGTTCTTCGCCGCATTGCTGAACCGGGTTCTGGTGATTCCCAGCCCCAAAGTGGATTACCAGTTCAGTAGGGTGCTGGACATTGAGCACATTAACAAATGCTTGGGCAGAACGGTTGTGGTTACATTTGAAGAATTggatgagaagaagaagaatcacgTCCACATTGATAAGTTTATCTGCTATTTTTCGCATCCGACCCCTTGCTATGTCGACGATGAGCATGTTAAGAAGCTGAAGGGAGCTGGCGTGTCGATGAATAAGCTCGAGTCGGCTTGGGTTGAGGACGTGAAGAAGCCAACCAAGAGGACTGTGCAAGATGTTCAGTCGAAATTTTCGAGTAATGATGATGTTATTGCAATTGGGGATGTTTTCTTTGCTGATTTGGAGCAGGAGTGGGTGATGCAGCCTAGAGGTCCTCTTGCTCACAAATGCAAGACTCTGATCGAACCGAGTAGGCTTATAATGCTTACTGCCCAGCGTTTCATTCAGACATTCCTTGGGAAGAACTTCGTAGCTCTTCATTTTCGGCGACATGGGTTTTTGAAGTTCTG CAATAATAAACAGCCAAGTTGCTTTTACCCCATTCCCCAAGCTGCGGATTGCATCATTCGGGTGGCAGAAAGGGCCAATGCACCAGTCGTATATCTTTCGACAGACGCGGCTGAAAGTGAAACTGGTTTGTTACAGTCACTAGTTGTGGTGAATGGAAAGACTGTACCACTTGTTAAACGGCCTGCACGAAATTCTGCTGAAAAATGGGATGCTTTATTGTACAGACAAGGAATCGAGGGCGATGCTCAG GTAGAAGCTATGCTGGATAAGACCATATGTGCAATGTCAAGTGTCTTCGTTGGAGCATCTGGATCCACCTTCACAGAGGATATCTTGAGGCTCCGGAAGGATTGGGGATCAGCGTCGTTGTGTGACGAATACCTCTGCCAAGGTGAAGATCCGAACTTCATAGCagagaatgaatga
- the LOC137708138 gene encoding uncharacterized protein: protein MPSLEIAAAQPAFQIHLGTLRSQTPLHGKVISSPFAFGNDKKLSSAWKFSCISIKLNFNLGHINIPRGSLRIKAVATLESKNLVQNENAHMGFDNSQLAMDSSTWTGQPEPSSEDSEELDEREKLRRLRISNANKGNTPWNKGRKHSPETLQLIRERTRLAMQNPKVKMKLVNLGHAQSEETRVKIGLGVRIGWQRRREKLSLQENCCFDWQNLIAEASRQGYDGEEELQWDSYKILDEKLTEEYLESVEQRKIMRRPKGSKRAPKSLEQRRKISQAISAKWNDPNYRDRVCSALAKYYDTSYGPDRKPKKKPSSSSESTRRIPAKKKVSEKTNFSSSEIKIQKQRLRLRSKAPMYKDPLASSKMEMIKNIRAQRAAAETQKREAVERARLLIAEAEKAAMALEVAATKSPVARASLIETRQLIAEAIQFIESIGTAQISSSENEDPSVASNEAISQDEKETYTGVGAEADNGSVNGTQTLSSHGNEEPIFASYEVISEGEEEPCSAVAGRTEAGNVKINGTKTLSSTNEDSSFGNFTSQDMLDAEEDLSPLQDMLNALEDPASLEDMLNSEEDLPPPSTSGYGLPPFGFEDLIKQSDGRNEPNELQPNGDSECSKNLQLNGTKVQSREEETPCKPASAATKKWIRGRLVEVGEEA from the exons ATGCCTTCACTTG AGATTGCTGCTGCACAGCCTGCCTTCCAAATTCATCTTGGTACACTAAGGTCTCAAACCCCTCTTCATGGTAAAGTAATTTCAAGTCCATTCGCCTTCGGAAATGACAAGAAACTGTCCTCTGCTTGGAAATTCTCTTGTATATCTATAAAATTGAACTTCAATTTGGGGCACATTAACATCCCAAGGGGAAGTCTCCGGATTAAGGCAGTTGCTACTCTTGAATCCAAAAATTTGGTTCAGAATGAGAATGCACACATGGGTTTTGACAATTCACAGCTGGCCATGGATTCGAGCACCTGGACAGGTCAGCCCGAGCCCTCAAGTGAAGATTCCGAAGAATTGGATGAAAGGGAGAAGTTAAGGCGATTGAGGATTTCTAATGCTAATAAAGGGAACACGCCATGGAACAAAGGCAGAAAGCACAGTCCTG AAACTCTTCAGCTGATCAGAGAGAGAACAAGGCTTGCAATGCAGAATCCTAAG GTCAAAATGAAGTTGGTGAACCTTGGACATGCTCAAAG TGAAGAGACAAGAGTTAAAATTGGGCTTGGAGTGCGAATCGGGTGGCAAAGGCGGCGTGAGAAGCTATCATTGCAGGAAAATTGCTGCTTTGACTGGCAGAACTTAATTGCTGAAGCCTCTAGACAAGGATACGATGGTGAAGAGGAACTGCAGTGGGATTCCTACAAGATCTTAGATGAAAAGCTTACAGAGGAGTATTTAGAGAGTGTCGAGCAAAGGAAAATTATGCGTAGGCCAAAGGGAAGCAAGAGAGCACCCAAGTCTCTTGAGCAAAGAAGGAAGATTTCACAAGCAATCTCTGCAAAATGGAACGATCCT AATTATCGCGACCGTGTGTGTTCTGCCTTGGCTAAATATTACGACACATCGTATGGACCTGATAGAAAGCCAAAGAAGAAGCCAAGTAGTAGTTCAGAGTCCACAAGAAGGATCCCTGCAAAGAAAAAAGTTAGTGAGAAAACCAATTTCTCTAGTAGCGAGATTAAAATCCAAAAGCAACGACTGAGGTTGAGAAGTAAAGCACCCATGTACAAGGATCCTCTCGCGAGTTCTAAGATGGAGATGATAAAGAACATCAGAGCACAAAGAGCAGCTGCTGAAACCCAAAAAAGGGAAGCCGTAGAAAGAGCTAG GTTATTGATTGCAGAAGCTGAGAAAGCAGCCATGGCCCTTGAGGTTGCTGCAACAAAGAGCCCTGTTGCTCGAGCTTCCCTCATTGAAACCCGACAGCTTATAGCTGAGGCAATTCAGTTTATTGAATCTATAGGGACGGCACAGATTTCTTCCTCCGAGAATGAAGACCCTTCAGTTGCGTCAAATGAAGCGATTAGTCAGGATGAAAAGGAGACATATACTGGGGTTGGGGCTGAAGCAGATAATGGAAGTGTAAATGGCACCCAAACTTTGTCCTCCCATGGGAATGAAGAACCTATATTTGCATCATACGAAGTGATTAGTGAGGGTGAGGAGGAACCATGCAGTGCGGTTGCAGGTCGTACTGAAGCGGGTAATGTAAAGATAAATGGCACGAAAACCTTATCGAGTACAAACGAGGACTCCAGCTTTGGCAACTTCACATCGCAGGATATGCTAGATGCTGAGGAGGACCTTTCCCCATTGCAGGATATGCTGAACGCTCTCGAGGACCCTGCCTCATTGGAGGATATGCTAAATAGTGAAGAGGACCTTCCCCCACCGAGCACCAGTGGATATGGTTTGCCTCCGTTTGGTTTTGAGGACCTAATAAAGCAATCGGATGGGCGCAATGAACCCAACGAATTACAACCAAATGGGGACAGTGAATGCAGCAAGAACCTTCAACTCAACGGGACCAAAGTTCAGTCCAGAGAAGAGGAAACGCCTTGTAAACCAGCGTCCGCCGCTACTAAAAAGTGGATTCGCGGGAGGCTTGTTGAAGTAGGAGAAGAAGCTTAG
- the LOC137708360 gene encoding O-fucosyltransferase 36-like isoform X2 translates to MERTSSSSSDDDDDRQNLIEQNDRKLPTPRSDAVAAAFRIPDDDIDNNRHYFHHQLRRHFTSLKLGDLFNKRSFILLAIFVPTFVVILFFVTDMKSLLFTTGNFSSSPYDSASGKLLESELRALYLLKQQQVSLFNLWNQTLPNPTNSTSNHSDPAQIPLLDDFKSAVLRQISLNRDIQQVLLSPHRTGNSTEPDFRDFGDFENPSLGDRCRAVDQQFSQRRTIEWKPNSNKYLFAICVSGQMSNHLICLEKHMFFAALLNRVLVIPSPKVDYQFSRVLDIEHINKCLGRTVVVTFEELDEKKKNHVHIDKFICYFSHPTPCYVDDEHVKKLKGAGVSMNKLESAWVEDVKKPTKRTVQDVQSKFSSNDDVIAIGDVFFADLEQEWVMQPRGPLAHKCKTLIEPSRLIMLTAQRFIQTFLGKNFVALHFRRHGFLKFCNNKQPSCFYPIPQAADCIIRVAERANAPVVYLSTDAAESETGLLQSLVVVNGKTVPLVKRPARNSAEKWDALLYRQGIEGDAQVEAMLDKTICAMSSVFVGASGSTFTEDILRLRKDWGSASLCDEYLCQGLP, encoded by the exons ATGGAGAGAACATCTTCGTCGTCCTCGGACGACGACGACGATCGCCAAAACCTAATCGAGCAAAACGACAGAAAGCTTCCCACCCCTCGATCCGATGCCGTCGCCGCCGCATTCCGCATTCCCGACGACGACATCGACAACAACCGCCACTACTTCCACCACCAATTACGACGCCATTTCACCTCCCTCAAACTCGGCGACCTCTTCAACAAGCGATCCTTCATCCTCCTCGCCATCTTCGTCCCTACCTTCGTCGTCATCCTCTTCTTCGTTACCGACATGAAATCCCTCCTCTTCACCACCGGAAACTTCTCCTCCTCCCCCTACGACTCCGCCTCCGGTAAGCTCCTGGAATCCGAGCTCCGCGCCCTCTACTTGCTCAAGCAGCAGCAGGTAAGCCTTTTCAATCTCTGGAACCAAACACTCCCCAATCCCACTAATTCCACTTCCAATCACTCCGATCCAGCCCAAATCCCGCTCCTCGACGATTTCAAATCCGCCGTCCTCCGTCAGATTTCACTCAATAGAGACATCCAGCAAGTCCTCCTATCTCCCCACCGTACCGGAAACTCCACGGAGCCCGATTTCCGGGATTTCGGAGATTTTGAAAACCCGAGTCTCGGCGATCGCTGTCGAGCTGTGGACCAGCAATTCTCCCAGAGAAGAACGATTGAATGGAAACCCAACTCCAACAAGTATCTTTTCGCCATTTGCGTTTCGGGCCAAATGTCAAACCATTTGATCTGCTTGGAGAAACACATGTTCTTCGCCGCATTGCTGAACCGGGTTCTGGTGATTCCCAGCCCCAAAGTGGATTACCAGTTCAGTAGGGTGCTGGACATTGAGCACATTAACAAATGCTTGGGCAGAACGGTTGTGGTTACATTTGAAGAATTggatgagaagaagaagaatcacgTCCACATTGATAAGTTTATCTGCTATTTTTCGCATCCGACCCCTTGCTATGTCGACGATGAGCATGTTAAGAAGCTGAAGGGAGCTGGCGTGTCGATGAATAAGCTCGAGTCGGCTTGGGTTGAGGACGTGAAGAAGCCAACCAAGAGGACTGTGCAAGATGTTCAGTCGAAATTTTCGAGTAATGATGATGTTATTGCAATTGGGGATGTTTTCTTTGCTGATTTGGAGCAGGAGTGGGTGATGCAGCCTAGAGGTCCTCTTGCTCACAAATGCAAGACTCTGATCGAACCGAGTAGGCTTATAATGCTTACTGCCCAGCGTTTCATTCAGACATTCCTTGGGAAGAACTTCGTAGCTCTTCATTTTCGGCGACATGGGTTTTTGAAGTTCTG CAATAATAAACAGCCAAGTTGCTTTTACCCCATTCCCCAAGCTGCGGATTGCATCATTCGGGTGGCAGAAAGGGCCAATGCACCAGTCGTATATCTTTCGACAGACGCGGCTGAAAGTGAAACTGGTTTGTTACAGTCACTAGTTGTGGTGAATGGAAAGACTGTACCACTTGTTAAACGGCCTGCACGAAATTCTGCTGAAAAATGGGATGCTTTATTGTACAGACAAGGAATCGAGGGCGATGCTCAG GTAGAAGCTATGCTGGATAAGACCATATGTGCAATGTCAAGTGTCTTCGTTGGAGCATCTGGATCCACCTTCACAGAGGATATCTTGAGGCTCCGGAAGGATTGGGGATCAGCGTCGTTGTGTGACGAATACCTCTGCCAAG GTTTGCCCTGA
- the LOC137708534 gene encoding protein STRUBBELIG-RECEPTOR FAMILY 6-like: MVETWRWVLLVFSICIFGWSPSSINAATDPTDVSALKVLYSSLNSPSQLTQWIQNGDDPCGQSWKGVKCSGSRVTEIDLSGLQLSGMLGYQLQTLTALTNLDMSNNNLAGAIPYQLPPNMTRLNLGGNNFNQDIPYSISQIASLIYLNISHNQIQNQLGDIFGKLSSLSVLDLSFNSLSGSLPESFSSLSSMKTMFLQNNQLTGTIDVLANLPLDNLNIENNHFTGWIPEQLRNINLEKDGNMWNSGPAPPPPPGTPPAKSNGNHKSGSNNSPSKGGSGEGDKKSGIGGGAIAGIVISLLVVTAIVAFFLIKKRSKKSSSDVEKFESRPFDPLASEVQEMKSVQTPAPLDLKTFDTPAILNLRPPPVDRNKSFDEDEFAKKPIVVKKTVKAPLNVTSYSIADLQMATGSFSIDNLLGEGSFGRVYRAQFDDGKVLAVKKLDSSVLPSELSEEFTEIVSSISQLHHPNVTELVGYCSEHGQHLLVYEFHKNGSLHDFLHLSDEYNKPLTWNSRVKIALGTARALEYLHEVCSPSIIHKNLKSTNILLDVELNPHLSDSGLASSIPNADQALDHNAGSGYSAPEVAMSGQYTLKSDVYCFGVVMLELLSGRKPFDNLKPRSEQSLVRWATPQLHDIDALSKMVDPELKGLYPVKSLSRFADVIALCVQPEPEFRPPMSEVVQALVRLVQRANMSRRTVGNDQGSSHGGGNADAQDNPS, from the exons atggtggaGACTTGGAGGTGGGTTTTGCTGGTTTTCAGCATCTGCATTTTTGGGTGGAGTCCAAGCTCCATCAATGCCGCCACAGATCCCACAGATG TTAGTGCTCTGAAGGTCTTGTACAGTAGCTTAAATTCCCCATCTCAGCTAACCCAATGGATTCAAAATGGTGATGATCCATGTGGCCAGTCGTGGAAAGGTGTTAAGTGCTCGGGCTCACGAGTAACAGAAAT TGATTTATCAGGTCTTCAACTTTCTGGGATGCTAGGGTATCAGCTTCAGACTCTGACAGCACTAACCAACCT AGACATGAGCAATAATAATCTTGCAGGCGCTATACCGTATCAACTTCCTCCGAACATGACACGATT AAACCTTGGTGGTAATAACTTCAATCAAGACATCCCTTATTCCATCTCTCAGATAGCGTCTCTTATATACCT GAACATTAGTCACAATCAGATTCAGAACCAGCTGGGTGACATTTTTGGAAAGCTCTCTTCTCTATCCGTATT GGATCTGTCTTTCAATTCTCTGTCAGGCAGCCTTCCTGAGAGTTTTAGCTCCCTCTCAAGTATGAAAACAAT GTTCTTGCAGAATAACCAGTTGACAGGGACTATTGATGTCCTTGCCAATCTGCCCCTTGATAATCT GAATATTGAAAATAATCATTTTACCGGCTGGATTCCGGAGCAGTTGAGAAACATTAATCTGGA GAAGGATGGAAACATGTGGAACTCAGGTCCTGCACCTCCACCCCCACCTGGTACACCTCCAGCCAAGAGCAACGGAAATCACAAATCTGGCAGCAACAACTCACCGTCAAAAGGTGGTTCAGGTGAAGGTGATAAGAAATCAGGAATTGGGGGTGGTGCCATTGCAGGAATAGTGATATCTCTTCTTGTAGTTACTGCAATTGTAGCGTTCTTTCTCATAAAGAAAAGGTCAAAGAAGTCATCCTCAGATGTGGAAAAGTTTGAAAGTCGGCCCTTTGATCCCCTTGCAAGTGAAGTGCAAG AAATGAAATCTGTACAAACCCCTGCCCCATTGGACTTGAAGACCTTTGATACTCCCGCCATACTAAATCTTAGACCCCCACCAGTTGATCGCAATAAATCATTTGATGAGGATGAATTCGCAAAGAAACCCATTGTTGTCAAGAAAACTGTCAAAGCTCCTTTAAATGTGACCTCATATTCAATAGCAGACCTGCAGATGGCTACTGGCAGCTTTAGCATTGACAACCTTCTTGGTGAGGGGTCTTTTGGACGCGTTTATCGGGCTCAATTCGATGATGGGAAG GTTCTTGCTGTGAAGAAATTAGATTCATCTGTCCTTCCTAGTGAGTTGTCCGAAGAATTCACCGAGATCGTTTCAAGCATCTCCCAGTTGCATCACCCAAACGTAACAGAGCTGGTGGGTTATTGTTCAGAGCATGGACAGCACCTGCTAGTCTATGAGTTCCATAAAAATGGTTCGCTGCATGACTTCCTGCACCTATCAGATGAATACAACAAGCCATTGACATGGAACTCTCGGGTCAAGATTGCTTTGGGGACCGCACGTGCATTAGA GTACTTGCATGAAGTTTGTTCACCATCtattattcacaaaaatttaaAGTCAACCAACATATTATTGGATGTGGAGCTCAACCCTCATCTTTCGGACTCTGGCCTTGCAAGCTCTATCCCCAATGCTGATCAG GCATTGGACCACAATGCAGGATCTGGGTACAGCGCACCTGAGGTTGCCATGTCTGGCCAATATACACTAAAGAGTGATGTCTATTGTTTTGGAGTGGTTATGCTGGAGCTTCTTAGTGGGCGGAAACCATTCGATAA CTTGAAGCCTAGGTCTGAACAATCTCTGGTTCGATGGGCAACACCCCAGCTCCATGATATCGATGCACTTTCGAAAATGGTAGATCCAGAACTCAAGGGGCTCTATCCAGTTAAATCTCTGTCACGGTTTGCTGATGTGATTGCCCTCTGTGTCCAG CCCGAGCCTGAATTTCGACCTCCCATGTCAGAAGTGGTTCAGGCATTAGTTCGATTAGTGCAGCGAGCCAACATGAGCAGGAGAACAGTTGGAAATGATCAAGGATCATCCCATGGAGGTGGCAATGCCGATGCACAGGACAACCCGTCTTGA
- the LOC137708535 gene encoding 26S proteasome regulatory subunit 7-like, translated as MAPEPEDIKDEKNPRPLDEDDIVIMKTYGLGPYSKHIKQAEKEVKDLAKRVNDLRGIKESDTGLAAPSQYDLVSDKQMMQEEQPLQVARCTKIINPNSEDAKYVINVKQIAKFVVGLGDKVSPTDIEEGMRVGVDRNKYQIQIPLPPKIDPSVTMMTVEEKPDVTYNDVGGCKEQIEKMREVVELPMLHPEKFVKLGIDPPKGVLCYGPPGTGKTLLARAVANRTDACFIRVIGSELVQKYVGEGARMVRELFQMARSKKACIVFFDEVDAIGGARFDDGVGGDNEVQRTMLEIVNQLDGFDARGNIKVLMATNRPDTLDPALLRPGRLDRKVEFGLPDLESRTQIFKIHTRTMNCERDIRFELLARLCPNSTGADIRSVCTEAGMYAIRARRKTATEKDFLDAVNKVIKGYQKFSATPKYMVYN; from the exons ATGGCGCCAGAACCAGAAGACATCAAGGATGAGAAGAACCCTAGACCCCTCGACGAGGACGACATCGTCATCATGAAGACCTAC GGATTAGGGCCGTACTCGAAGCACATTAAGCAAGCAGAGAAAGAAGTAAAGGATTTGGCTAAAAGGGTCAATGATTTGCGCG GTATCAAGGAGTCCGACACTGGGTTGGCTGCACCCAGCCAGTATGATCTTGTTTCCGACAAGCAGATGATGCAGGAGGAACAGCCTCTTCAG GTGGCTAGATGTACAAAGATTATCAATCCCAATTCCGAGGATGCTAAATACGTCATTAATGTCAAACAAATTGCCAAG TTTGTTGTGGGTCTGGGTGACAAGGTTTCCCCAACGGATATAGAAGAAGGCATGCGCGTGGG GGTTGATAGGAACAAGTATCAAATTCAGATTCCTTTGCCTCCAAAAATTGATCCAAGTGTGACCATGATGACCGTGGAAGAGAAGCCAGATGTGACATATAATGATGTTGGTGGATGTAAGGAGCAGATTGAAAAGATGAGAGAA GTTGTTGAGCTGCCTATGCTTCACCCTGAGAAATTTGTGAAGCTCGGGATCGATCCACCTAAGGGTGTTCTCTGTTATGGGCCTCCAGGAACTGGTAAAACTCTTCTGGCTAGGGCTGTCGCGAATAGAACTGATGCTTGCTTCATTCGTGTGATTGGGAGTGAGCTTGTTCAAAAATACGTTGGTGAGGGAGCTCGGATGGTCAGAGAACTTTTTCAG atgGCGCGCTCAAAGAAGGCCTGTATTGTGTTTTTCGATGAAGTGGATGCGATTGGAGGAGCTCGGTTTGATGATGGTGTGGGCGGAGATAATGAAGTTCAGAGGACTATGCTGGAAATTGTGAATCAGTTGGATGGCTTTGATGCTCGTGGAAATATTAAAGTCTTGATGGCAACAAACAG GCCTGATACGCTGGACCCAGCCCTACTGCGGCCAGGACGGTTGGATAGGAAGGTCGAGTTCGGCCTTCCTGACTTGGAGAGTCGGACACAAATCTTCAAAATCCATACAAGAACAATGAATTGTGAAAGGGACATTCGGTTTGAACTGTTGGCTCGTCTCTGCCCAAATTCAACTG GAGCTGATATTCGGAGTGTTTGCACGGAAGCTGGGATGTATGCCATAAGAGCCCGAAGGAAGACGGCAACAGAGAAGGACTTCCTCGATGCTGTTAACAAGGTCATAAAGGGGTATCAGAAGTTCAGTGCAACACCAAAGTACATGGTTTACAATTGA
- the LOC137708670 gene encoding uncharacterized protein has translation MRARVIVFPVRGRNWCFSRSVEPLVSDSASSPPSQTPSTLKDLWKKYNSNANDKAIANPLAVNAELLVDFVSTKMNIAWIGLEKSPQGSFKNKIHGLGLKLLSRVKPSEIFLKSISNEVTGVEVKYPSSLNARLVRRRLRYVAMRGSIIHKKYLYGSVTLLPLTSACAVLPLPNIPFFWCLFRTYSHWRALKGSERLLKLVSDSSVAPSSTTDGNKNEHIDSQHGSKERFNSPYVLQPSKELEELLCHGGEREGLKECAILDICKIYDLNTNDVLKYRDSM, from the exons ATGAGAGCGAGAGTGATAGTTTTTCCGGTTAGAGGGAGGAACTGGTGCTTCAGCAGATCCGTTGAGCCTCTGGTTTCGGACTCTGCATCTTCCCCTCCCTCGCAGACTCCTTCAACTCTCAAAGACCTCTGGAAGAAGTACAATTCCAATGCCAATGACAAGGCCATTGCCAATCCTTTAGCTGTCAACGCTGAGCTCCTCGTCGATTTTGTCTCTACCAAG ATGAACATAGCTTGGATCGGTCTGGAGAAGTCGCCTCAAGGAAGTTTTAAGAACAAGATTCATGG ATTGGGATTGAAGCTGTTGTCTCGTGTTAAGCCGTCTGAGATTTTCCTAAAATCGATCTCTAATGAGGTCACAGGTGTTGAAGTTAAATACCCTTCCAG CTTAAACGCACGACTTGTGCGTAGGAGGTTACGATATGTTGCCATGAG GGGATCTATCATACACaaaaagtatttatatggttcgGTTACGTTGCTTCCTCTGACATCAGCATGTGCT GTTTTGCCTTTGCCTAATATTCCCTTCTTCTGGTGTTTATTCCGTACTTATTCTCATTGGCGAGCTCTCAAG GGAAGCGAGAGGCTCCTTAAGCTAGTCTCAGATAGCTCTGTGGCACCAAGTTCCACTACCGATGGAAATAAAAATGAGCATATTGACTCTCAACATGGAAGCAAAGAGAGATTCAATTCTCCTTAT GTTTTGCAGCCATCGAAAGAGCTTGAGGAGCTTCTTTGCCATGGAGGCGAGCGCGAGGGTCTCAAAGAATGTGCTATATTGGATATCTGCAAAATCTATGATTTGAACACAAATGACGTTCTAAAGTACCGGGACTCGATGTAG